One Helianthus annuus cultivar XRQ/B chromosome 12, HanXRQr2.0-SUNRISE, whole genome shotgun sequence genomic region harbors:
- the LOC110894914 gene encoding uncharacterized protein LOC110894914, which translates to MNFLGLRSQSTAAHVPHPPQALSPQVQAEPSIRKPTATLEDLVAEDPFPLASLVETFDGRAEGIESENGAFGGLSTKNGAPFVDKHIDVCEEEGWITIPCKELPDRWNEEPDMQSFKSFDRPFVFPGEQVHILACLSAYKQDTEVITPFKVAELMSKNGIKKQNGEVIHGSPLVHEVASSPAAQGSDDNANGKAGPKKDMPTGESLLRMEDHRRQTEMLLQRFRNSHFFARIAEADEPLWSKRKAHETFRESTEMIGGKLGEYDDKKILPLDRENSDASTSGGVARNGFKCSALPNGDIVVLLQVNIGVDCLKNPVLELIQFEKYEERSLSAEGSGVTYSNPQTDPCGDLLKWLLPLENSLASPSRSLSPPQLSSSSSIRSTSTKMNSSGSGSSSSPIFSFGHFRSYSMSSVPPSTVAPPVSPITNSRSIVLEDQDHLKLGKDEKGEGEGLVSFRGVPLEPERFSVRCGLQGIYIPGRRWRRKVEIIQPVEITSFTADCNTEDLLCVQIKNISPAHMPDIVIYLDTITIIHEEASKGGPPLSLPIACIEAGSDHSLPDLALRRGEEHSFILKPATSLWRNNSKVRLFSSVHGPPSDGLTLGDKYAVLVSCRCNYTESRLFFKQPTSWRPRMPRDLLISVASQMSKPTLGSDDRIPQLPVQVLTLEASNLTSEDLTLTVLAPASFSCLPSVVSINSTPASPTDGDSNGPQTGPFSEYAISITDVLPTSDLGCTHLWLQSRVPLGCVPCRSTATIKLELLPLTDGIITLDSLQISVKEKGLTYVPEKSLKINATSSISSGII; encoded by the exons ATGAATTTTCTGGGGCTGCGGTCTCAGTCGACTGCAGCTCATGTGCCACATCCTCCACAAGCTCTATCGCCACAAGTGCAAGCAGAACCGAGCATTAGGAAGCCAACTGCGACATTAGAGGATCTTGTAGCTGAAGATCCGTTTCCATTGGCGTCTTTGGTTGAAACTTTTGACGGAAGAGCTGAAGGAATAGAGAGTGAAAATGGTGCATTTGGGGGATTAAGTACAAAGAATGGTGCACCTTTTGTGGATAAACACATAGacgtttgtgaagaagaaggatggattaCCATTCCATGCA AGGAACTTCCTGACCGTTGGAATGAAGAACCGGATATGCAATCTTTTAAATCTTTTGACCGCCCCTTTGTCTTCCCAG GAGAACAAGTTCATATACTAGCATGCTTGTCTGCATACAAGCAGGACACAGAAGTTATCACGCCATTCAAGGTTGCTGAACTGATGAGTAAAAACGGTATTAAAAAGCAAAATGGTGAAGTCATACACGGATCTCCACTTGTTCACGAGGTGGCTTCGAGTCCCGCTGCTCAGGGTTCCGATGATAATGCTAACGGCAAGGCGGGCCCAAAGAAGGACATGCCCACTGGCGAGTCACTTCTCAGAATGGAAGATCATAGAAGGCAAACCGAAATGTTGTTGCAAAGGTTTAGAAATTCCCATTTTTTTGCCCGAATTGCTGAGGCAGATGAGCCGCTGTGGTCGAAAAGAAAAGCCCATGAAACGTTTCGGGAATCAACGGAAATGATTGGAGGGAAGCTTGGTGAATACGATGATAAGAAGATCCTTCCGCTTGATAGAGAAAATTCTGACGCTAGTACCTCCGGTGGAGTCGCGAGAAACGGGTTTAAGTGTAGCGCACTTCCTAATGGAGATATAGTG GTGCTTTTACAGGTGAATATCGGTGTGGATTGTTTAAAAAATCCCGTATTAGAACTCATTCAGTTCGAAAAATACGAGGAGAGAAGTTTGAGTGCTGAAGGCAGCGGCGTAACTTACTCAAATCCGCAAACGGACCCTTGTGGAGATCTGTTGAAGTGGTTGCTTCCTTTGGAAAATTCTTTAGCGTCTCCATCTCGTTCTTTATCTCCTCCGCAGCTGAGTTCTAGTTCAAGCATACGTAGCACATCGACAAAGATGAATTCTTCGGGCTCGGGCTCATCTTCTTCTCCGATATTCTCGTTTGGTCACTTTAGAAGCTACTCCATGTCATCAGTTCCTCCGAGCACCGTAGCACCGCCTGTTTCACCTATTACTAATTCTAGATCAATTGTTCTAGAAGATCAGGATCACTTGAAGTTGGGAAAGGATGAAAAAGGTGAAGGTGAAGGGCTTGTGTCATTTCGAGGTGTGCCGTTGGAGCCTGAACGGTTTTCTGTTCGTTGTGGACTACAAGGCATTTACATTCCAGGTAGACGATGGAGAAGGAAAGTTGAAATCATACAACCTGTTGAGATCACTTCTTTTACTGCTGATTGTAATACAGAAGACCTTCTTTGTGTTCAGATAAAG AACATTTCGCCTGCGCACATGCCAGATATTGTGATATATTTGGATACAATAACAATTATACATGAGGAGGCTTCCAAGGGTGGCCCACCTTTGTCTTTACCAATTGCATGTATTGAAGCTGGCAGTGACCACAGTTTGCCAGACTTAGCCCTCAG GAGAGGTGAAGAACACTCGTTCATTTTGAAACCGGCCACGTCATTGTGGAGGAACAACAGTAAGGTTCGATTGTTCTCAAGTGTTCACGGTCCCCCTTCTGATGGTCTAACGCTTGGTGATAAGTATGCAGTTCTAGTATCATGTCGATGCAATTATACTG AATCGAGGTTGTTCTTCAAACAGCCAACAAGTTGGCGACCTCGTATGCCACGGGATCTTTTGATATCTGTTGCATCTCAAATGTCAAAACCAACTCTCGGTTCAGATGACAGGATTCCTCAGTTACCTGTTCAG GTTTTAACACTCGAGGCTTCAAACCTGACATCTGAAGATCTAACACTGACAGTGCTTGCTCCGGCTTCGTTTTCTTGTCTTCCTTCAGTGGTGTCAATAAACTCTACACCTGCATCACCTACCGACGGTGATAGTAATGGGCCTCAAACTGGGCCCTTTAGTGAGTACGCAATTTCCATCACTGATGTACTTCCGACAAGTGATCTGGGATGCACACACTTGTGGTTGCAGAGTCGAGTTCCTTTAGG GTGTGTTCCGTGTCGATCGACAGCTACCATCAAGCTTGAGCTACTTCCTCTTACTGATGGAATTATTACTCTAGATTCTTTACAGATCAGCGTTAAGGAGAAAG GTTTGACCTATGTCCCGGAGAAGTCCCTAAAGATAAATGCAACTTCCAGCATAAGTAGCGGAATCATTTAA